Proteins from one Impatiens glandulifera chromosome 2, dImpGla2.1, whole genome shotgun sequence genomic window:
- the LOC124924218 gene encoding phosphatidylinositol transfer protein 3-like: protein MTDSAKKPPSNGDDTSCRTEEQQQKVLSIQILFTFNKIDRIPYDFNSILFQINEVLALISPIPDKLAAKHYSNESISRYLISQKWNVQKASKMMNESFKWRLQYKPEEIRWEHIAYEAELGKIYRLNFEDKQGRTVLVMRPRFQNSKSIESQMKYLVYCMEKAIMNREEMIWLVDFNGFTASNISLKLARRTTYILQNYYPQRLATAILYDPPNIFEPFWKVT from the exons atgaCTGATAGTGCAAAGAAACCGCCATCAAATGGCGACGATACTTCCTGCAGAACCGAAGAACAACAGCAAAAGGTATTATCAATTCAAATTCTATTTACATTCAACAAGATCGATAGAATTCCTTACGATTTCAATTCAATCTTATTTCAGATCAATGAAGTACTAGCTTTAATCTCACCAATTCCTGACAAATTAGCCGCAAAACATTACTCAAACGAATCAATCTCGCGATACTTAATCTCGCAGAAATGGAACGTTCAAAAAGCTTCAAAAATGATGAACGAATCGTTCAAATGGAGATTACAATACAAGCCAGAGGAGATTCGTTGG GAACATATTGCTTATGAAGCTGAATTAGGGAAGATATATAGGTTAAACTTTGAAGATAAACAAGGACGAACTGTTCTTGTAATGAGACCTCGTTTTCAG AATTCGAAGTCGATTGAATCTCAGATGAAATACTTGGTTTATTGTATGGAGAAAGCGATTATGAATCGTGAAGAGATGATATGGCTAGTTGATTTTAATGGATTTACAGCTTCAAATATTTCTCTGAAATTGGCGCGAAGAACAACTTACATCTTGCAAAACTATTATCCTCAGAGATTGGCTACTGCGATACTGTATGATCCACCTAATATCTTTGAACCTTTCTGGAAGGTAACATAA